The Setaria viridis chromosome 6, Setaria_viridis_v4.0, whole genome shotgun sequence genome contains a region encoding:
- the LOC117860717 gene encoding BTB/POZ and MATH domain-containing protein 1: MKTAASQPPPAAATTSTCTPQTARGRHVFQIEGYTLHRGLGVGKFIQSAAFAVGGYSWCIRCYPDGASEDAKGYVSVFLRLVSRNAKVRALYKIRLIGQKTGLSPAPCASGREVFDTMNSGEAVWGTNLFMKASGLEASAGYLRDDCLVIECDVTVIKEPLVTEDTTKPLEIQVPPSDLPDDFGRLLETREGADMILKVQGEYFLAHRIVLVARSPVLSSELRGTAVAEHNRGCITIEDMQPAVFRALLHFIYTDSLPGMDDLNVDETHDMVKHLFVAADRPHGLPHDATVLKPRGRTPL; encoded by the exons ATGAAGACGGCGGCGTCCCAgcctccaccggcggcggcgaccacatCGACGTGCACTCCGCAGACAGCGCGCGGCCGGCATGTGTTCCAGATCGAAGGGTACACCCTGCACCGGGGCTTAGGCGTCGGCAAGTTCATCCAGtccgccgccttcgccgtcgGCGGCTACTCCTGGTGCATCCGCTGCTACCCCGACGGAGCCAGCGAGGATGCCAAAGGCTACGTCTCCGTTTTCCTTAGGCTTGTGAGCAGGAACGCCAAGGTCAGAGCCCTGTATAAGATTAGGCTGAtcggccagaaaacagggttGTCTCCGGCACCCTGCGCGTCAGGGAGAGAAGTGTTTGACACCATGAACTCTGGTGAAGCCGTCTGGGGCACAAATCTCTTCATGAAGGCGAGTGGGCTGGAGGCGTCGGCGGGGTACCTGCGCGATGATTGCCTTGTGATTGAGTGCGACGTCACTGTCATCAAGGAACCACTCGTGACAGAGGATACTACAAAGCCCCTCGAGATCCAGGTGCCTCCATCGGATCTGCCAGATGATTTTGGAAGATTGCTAGAGACGAGGGAGGGAGCAGACATGATACTCAAGGTTCAGGGTGAGTATTTCTTGGCCCACCGGATCGTGCTCGTAGCGCGGTCACCGGTCCTCAGCTCGGAGCTCCGTGGGACAGCAGTAGCGGAGCACAATAGAGGATGCATAACAATCGAGGACATGCAGCCTGCTGTCTTTAGAGCATTGCTCCATTTCATCTACACGGACTCGTTGCCCGGCATGGATGACCTCAATGTGGATGAGACTCATGACATGGTTAAGCACTTGTTTGTGGCTGCGGACAG accccATGGGCTTCCCCATGATGCCACGGTCCTCAAGCCTCGTGGCCGCACACCCCTGTAG
- the LOC117860718 gene encoding BTB/POZ and MATH domain-containing protein 2 — protein MASSQGPVSTTASTCTAETARGRHTFKISGYSLHKGLGAGKFIRSATFYVGGHGWSIRYYPDGHTGKDGSKDFICVYLELMAEKGCCAAAAVVRAVYDLRLVDQLTEESKVIFKPVTPRAFSGESPAWGARWFMRRTELEASTYLREDRIVIECNVTVIVAKPEGEPQAIGEVQAPPSDLSADFGKLLQIGEGADVVFKVQDETFRAHRIVLAVRSPVFKAELYGPLKDNKNSGIILVEDIHPVVFKALLHFMYTDSLPAMHDLDGDENKEIIKHLLVAADRYGMERMKLVCASILSKRLDVESVSDALALADRHSCSKLKDTCIQFIISSNSMDEVVASRGYKELKRVCPAATVELWEQASKSQKIVYAEQRERVVDELD, from the coding sequence ATGGCGTCATCGCAGGGTCCTGTGAGCACGACAGCGTCGACGTGCacggcggagacggcgcgcggcCGGCACACGTTCAAGATCTCCGGGTACAGCCTGCACAAGGGCCTCGGCGCCGGCAAGTTCATCCGCTCCGCCACCTTCTACGTCGGCGGCCACGGCTGGAGCATCCGCTACTACCCCGACGGGCACACCGGCAAGGACGGCAGCAAGGATTTCATCTGCGTCTACCTCGAGCTCATGGCGGAGAAGGGCtgctgcgccgctgccgccgtggtGCGGGCGGTCTACGACCTGAGGCTGGTGGACCAGCTCACCGAGGAATCGAAGGTCATCTTCAAGCCGGTGACGCCGAGGGCGTTCAGCGGCGAGAGCCCGGCCTGGGGCGCCCGGTGGTTCATGCGGCGGACGGAGCTGGAGGCGTCGACGTACCTGCGAGAGGATCGCATCGTGATCGAGTGCAACGTCACCGTCATTGTCGCAAAGCCGGAGGGTGAACCCCAGGCAATAGGTGAGGTTCAAGCACCGCCATCGGACTTGTCGGCCGATTTCGGGAAGTTGCTGCAGATAGGGGAGGGTGCTGATGTGGTGTTCAAGGTCCAAGATGAGACTTTCCGTGCGCACAGGATCGTGCTCGCGGTGCGCTCACCGGTGTTCAAGGCGGAGCTCTACGGACCATTGAAAGACAATAAGAACAGTGGGATCATACTAGTTGAAGATATACATCCTGTTGTTTTCAAAGCGTTGCTTCACTTCATGTACACGGATTCGTTACCGGCAATGCATGATCTTGATGGGGATGAGAACAAAGAAATCATCAAGCATTTACTTGTGGCTGCGGACAGATATGGCATGGAAAGGATGAAGTTGGTGTGTGCAAGCATCCTTAGCAAGAGGCTTGATGTTGAGAGTGTGTCGGACGCCTTAGCTCTAGCTGACCGGCATAGTTGCAGTAAGCTCAAAGATACCTGTATTCAATTCATCATCTCTTCAAATAGCATGGATGAAGTGGTAGCAAGCCGAGGATACAAGGAGCTCAAAAGAGTATGTCCTGCTGCCACCGTGGAATTATGGGAGCAAGCATCAAAGTCACAAAAGATTGTGTATGCTGAGCAGCGTGAACGCGTCGTAGATGAGCTAGATTAA
- the LOC117860864 gene encoding UPF0496 protein 1, with amino-acid sequence MGNCYSTGSSRRAETSEPALQHEAAPAEELSSYEAACRSDPELRTFDTTLQRCTSRAISTLAVGVEVRSLSLDSLREVTDCLLDTNQNGLRVILDCKKDIWKSPELFDLIEEYFESSVHTLDFCTALDKCLKRARDSQLLLHVALQRFDDEEYAAAPSARYARTLHELRQFKAAGDPFTEEFFAAFQAMYRQQLTMLKKLQRRKHRLDKKIKTIKAWRRVSSIIFATTFAAVLICSVVAAAIAAPPVAAALAAAAAVPLRSMGKWIDSLLKGYQDALRGQEEVVSAMQVAKFIGIKDLDSIRVLINRVEVEISSMIDCVEFAERDEEAVKFGVEEIKKKLENFMKSVEDLGEQADRCSRDIRRARTVVLQRIIRNPN; translated from the coding sequence ATGGGGAACTGCTACAGCACCGGCAGTAGCAGGCGTGCGGAGACGTCGGAGCCGGCGCTACAGCATGAGGCGGCACCGGCGGAGGAGCTGAGCTCGTACGAGGCGGCGTGCCGGTCGGACCCGGAGCTGCGCACGTTCGACACGACGCTGCAGCGGTGCACGAGCCGCGCCATCTCGACGCTGGCGGTGGGCGTCGAGGTGCGTTCGCTGTCGCTGGACTCCCTCCGCGAGGTCACCGACTGCCTCCTCGACACCAACCAGAATGGGCTGCGCGTCATCCTCGACTGCAAGAAGGACATCTGGAAGAGCCCCGAGCTGTTCGACCTCATCGAGGAATACTTCGAGAGTAGCGTCCACACCCTCGACTTCTGCACTGCGCTCGACAAGTGCCTCAAGCGCGCCCGCGActcccagctcctcctccacgtCGCGCTCCAGCGATTCGACGACGAGGAgtacgccgccgccccctccgcccgGTACGCGCGCACGCTGCACGAGCTGCGCCAGTTCAAGGCAGCCGGCGACCCCTTCACGGAGGAGTTCTTCGCCGCCTTCCAGGCCATGTACCGGCAGCAGCTGACCATGCTGAAGAAGCTGCAGCGGCGCAAGCACCGGCTCGACAAGAAGATCAAGACCATCAAGGCGTGGCGCCGGGTGTCAAGCATCATCTTCGCGACCACGTTCGCGGCCGTCCTCATCTGCTCGGTGGTTGCCGCGGCCATCGCTGCCCCGCCTGTCGCTGCCGCATTGGCCGCGGCCGCTGCAGTTCCCCTGAGGTCTATGGGGAAGTGGATCGATTCATTGCTGAAAGGATATCAGGACGCGCTCCGAGGACAGGAGGAGGTGGTGAGCGCGATGCAGGTCGCCAAGTTCATTGGCATCAAGGATTTGGACAGTATCAGAGTTCTCATCAACCGGGTGGAGGTGGAGATCAGTTCAATGATCGACTGTGTAGAGTTTGCAGAGCGGGATGAGGAGGCGGTGAAATTTGGGGTGGAGGAGATCAAGAAGAAGCTGGAAAATTTCATGAAGAGTGTTGAGGATCTTGGGGAGCAGGCGGACCGGTGTAGCCGGGATATCCGTCGGGCTAGGACCGTCGTGCTGCAAAGGATCATCCGGAATCCaaactga
- the LOC117860719 gene encoding BTB/POZ and MATH domain-containing protein 2 codes for MGSSLGVPSNGRSSSSSSNQFAMPMPTTRVESRCVPRTAQGTLSFEVTGYRQLLKGFAGSFISSSTIVVGGYSWCLRYYPDGDGREECKGFAGLYLELLTKNVVVKALFDFRLVDLTTGAPSSVIQQLEVPLSFNTVDASRNQQGGGVATNKYLKRSELEASVYLRDDRLVIECEITVVNEPLVVEIMKTTTVVEAPHRNLSRDFANLLESKEGADVTFEVQGEVIPAHTVVLAARSPVFKAQFYGPLREERGERHITVQDMQPAVFKELLYFIYADSMSPCIHGLGGDEKKELTKHLLVAGDRYDVQGLRSVCETKLCESLDVSTVATMLAFADQNNCEKLKGACVEFMTTICKLEDLVASNGYEDLKSSSPAVFVDLYEKAARARKI; via the coding sequence ATGGGTTCGAGCCTGGGCGTCCCCTCCAACGGTAGgtcgtcgtcttcttcgtcGAATCAGTTCGCCATGCCAATGCCAACGACGAGGGTGGAGTCCCGGTGCGTTCCGCGGACAGCGCAGGGCACCCTCTCGTTCGAGGTCACCGGGTACCGGCAGCTACTGAAGGGATTCGCCGGAAGTTTCATCAGTTCATCGACCATCGTAGTCGGCGGCTACAGTTGGTGCCTCCGATACTACCCGGACGGAGACGGCAGGGAGGAGTGCAAAGGCTTCGCCGGACTCTACCTCGAGCTGCTGACCAAGAACGTGGTTGTGAAAGCGCTCTTTGATTTCAGATTGGTCGATCTGACCACAGGGGCGCCGTCGTCCGTGATCCAGCAACTGGAGGTACCGCTGTCGTTCAACACCGTGGACGCCAGTAGAAACCAACAAGGCGGGGGAGTCGCCACAAACAAGTACCTTAAGCGGAGTGAACTGGAAGCTTCAGTGTACCTACGCGACGACCGCCTCGTGATCGAGTGCGAAATCACTGTTGTCAACGAGCCATTGGTGGTGGAGATCATGAAGACGACCACCGTGGTAGAGGCACCCCATCGAAACCTGTCGCGAGACTTCGCAAACCTACTAGAGTCTAAGGAAGGAGCTGACGTGACTTTTGAGGTGCAAGGAGAGGTTATCCCAGCTCATACCGTCGTGCTAGCAGCCCGGTCGCCAGTTTTCAAGGCGCAATTCTATGGTCCGCtgagggaagagagaggggaACGTCACATAACCGTGCAAGACATGCAGCCTGCCGTCTTCAAGGAGCTCCTCTACTTCATCTACGCCGACTCGATGTCTCCTTGCATCCACGGCCTTGGTGGCGACGAGAAGAAAGAACTCACTAAGCATCTACTGGTGGCGGGGGATCGGTATGACGTCCAAGGGCTGAGATCGGTGTGCGAGACAAAGCTTTGCGAAAGCCTTGATGTTTCGACCGTGGCAACCATGTTAGCCTTCGCAGACCAGAACAATTGCGAAAAGCTTAAAGGCGCTTGCGTTGAATTCATGACTACCATCTGTAAGTTGGAAGACTTGGTTGCAAGCAATGGGTATGAGGACCTCAAATCATCAAGTCCTGCTGTCTTTGTAGATCTCTATGAGAAGGCAGCTAGGGCAAGAAAAATTTAG
- the LOC117860861 gene encoding F-box/FBD/LRR-repeat protein At1g13570 isoform X2 yields the protein MASCAPFPNLDRTSAADLRDTEHLLSYICSCVPDPPVSTTARLAARRGAAASKDGVDRISGLSDALLRDIVSRLPFKDAARTSVLATRWRRVWLAAPLAVADAHLLDHWPPAPADAPAVTAAVSGALAAHPGPFRCAHLVSTRMDAYQPQLKRWLRILAAKGVQELVLVNRPGPREVPLPDTLFRIANLTCLYIGFWKFPHASHLQGASFPNLRELGICSVVVKDGDIDSLVARSPLLEILNIQGSMKGLRLVGQSLRCVQICASMVESITLVSTPCLERLILWEVRASPNPASGLRTRIKIGTAPKLCVLGYLDPTQHLLEIGGTSIMPGIAPSASTILTSVKCLSLKVCFGANDAMKVPAFLKCFPNVEALHIMSAKCDEPADKLNLKFWQEVGPIRSVVLRVKVMTICEFRGGQHELAFLQFIYQNARVLNFSAIVSANGPEGGRPWKFQRGANFSNDDPFAPVKS from the exons atggccaGCTGCGCGCCATTCCCCAACCTGGACCGCACGTCGGCGGCCGACCTGCGGGACACGGAGCACCTCCTGTCGTACATCTGCAGCTGCGTCCCCGACCCGCCCgtctccaccaccgcccgcctcgccgcccgccgcggcgccgccgcctccaaggACGGCGTCGACCGCATCAGCGGCCTCTCCGACGCGCTCCTCCGCGACATCGTCTCCCGCCTCCCCTTCAAGGACGCCGCGCGCACCTCCGTGCTCGCCACGCGCTGGCGCCGGGTCTGGCTCGCGGCGCCGCTAGCCGTCGCCGACGCCCACCTCCTGGACCACTGGCCCCCGGCGCCCGCCGACGCgcccgccgtcaccgccgccgtgtcgggcgccctcgccgcgcacCCGGGCCCCTTCCGCTGCGCCCACCTCGTCTCCACCCGCATGGACGCGTACCAGCCCCAGCTCAAGCGCTGGCTCCGCATCCTCGCCGCCAAGGGCGTCCAGGAGCTCGTCCTCGTCAACCGCCCCGGCCCGCGGGAGGTGCCCCTCCCCGACACGCTCTTCCGGATCGCCAACCTCACCTGCCTCTACATTGGCTTCTGGAAGTTCCCGCACGCGTCGCACCTCCAAGGCGCCTCCTTCCCCAACCTCCGCGAGCTCGGCATCTGCAGCGTCGTCGTCAAGGACGGGGACATCGATTCCCTCGTCGCCAGGAGCCCCCTCCTGGAGATCCTCAACATCCAAGGGAGCATGAAGGGGTTGCGTCTCGTCGGCCAGAGCCTCCGGTGCGTGCAGATCTGCGCTTCCATGGTGGAGAGCATCACCTTGGTGAGCACCCCGTGTCTCGAGCGGCTTATCCTGTGGGAAGTCCGGGCATCTCCCAACCCAGCCAGTGGCTTGCGCACCAGGATCAAGATTGGCACCGCCCCAAAGCTGTGCGTATTGGGGTATCTGGACCCAACACAGCACCTGCTAGAGATTGGAGGCACCAGCATCATG CCTGGGATTGCACCAAGTGCAAGCACAATACTCACAAGTGTGAAGTGTCTGAGCTTGAAAGTGTgttttggagccaatgatgccATGAAGGTGCCTGCCTTCCTGAAATGCTTCCCCAATGTCGAGGCGCTGCATATTATG TCTGCAAAATGTGATGAACCCGCTGACAAGCTCAACCTCAAGTTCTGGCAAGAGGTTGGTCCCATCAGAAGTGTTGTGTTGCGCGTCAAGGTGATGACAATCTGTGAGTTTCGAGGGGGGCAACATGAGCTGGCCTTCCTCCAGTTCATCTACCAGAATGCGCGGGTGCTGAACTTTAGTGCAATCGTCTCAGCCAAT GGTCCTGAAGGAGGTAGACCCTGGAAGTTTCAACGAGGAGCAAATTTTTCTAATGACGACCCTTTTGCTCCAGTTAAATCATGA
- the LOC117860861 gene encoding F-box/LRR-repeat protein 13 isoform X1, whose protein sequence is MASCAPFPNLDRTSAADLRDTEHLLSYICSCVPDPPVSTTARLAARRGAAASKDGVDRISGLSDALLRDIVSRLPFKDAARTSVLATRWRRVWLAAPLAVADAHLLDHWPPAPADAPAVTAAVSGALAAHPGPFRCAHLVSTRMDAYQPQLKRWLRILAAKGVQELVLVNRPGPREVPLPDTLFRIANLTCLYIGFWKFPHASHLQGASFPNLRELGICSVVVKDGDIDSLVARSPLLEILNIQGSMKGLRLVGQSLRCVQICASMVESITLVSTPCLERLILWEVRASPNPASGLRTRIKIGTAPKLCVLGYLDPTQHLLEIGGTSIMPGIAPSASTILTSVKCLSLKVCFGANDAMKVPAFLKCFPNVEALHIMSAKCDEPADKLNLKFWQEVGPIRSVVLRVKVMTICEFRGGQHELAFLQFIYQNARVLNFSAIVSANVRVTGISANQIFSIVQNMDSSRWARNFNLAILGSKGPEGGRPWKFQRGANFSNDDPFAPVKS, encoded by the exons atggccaGCTGCGCGCCATTCCCCAACCTGGACCGCACGTCGGCGGCCGACCTGCGGGACACGGAGCACCTCCTGTCGTACATCTGCAGCTGCGTCCCCGACCCGCCCgtctccaccaccgcccgcctcgccgcccgccgcggcgccgccgcctccaaggACGGCGTCGACCGCATCAGCGGCCTCTCCGACGCGCTCCTCCGCGACATCGTCTCCCGCCTCCCCTTCAAGGACGCCGCGCGCACCTCCGTGCTCGCCACGCGCTGGCGCCGGGTCTGGCTCGCGGCGCCGCTAGCCGTCGCCGACGCCCACCTCCTGGACCACTGGCCCCCGGCGCCCGCCGACGCgcccgccgtcaccgccgccgtgtcgggcgccctcgccgcgcacCCGGGCCCCTTCCGCTGCGCCCACCTCGTCTCCACCCGCATGGACGCGTACCAGCCCCAGCTCAAGCGCTGGCTCCGCATCCTCGCCGCCAAGGGCGTCCAGGAGCTCGTCCTCGTCAACCGCCCCGGCCCGCGGGAGGTGCCCCTCCCCGACACGCTCTTCCGGATCGCCAACCTCACCTGCCTCTACATTGGCTTCTGGAAGTTCCCGCACGCGTCGCACCTCCAAGGCGCCTCCTTCCCCAACCTCCGCGAGCTCGGCATCTGCAGCGTCGTCGTCAAGGACGGGGACATCGATTCCCTCGTCGCCAGGAGCCCCCTCCTGGAGATCCTCAACATCCAAGGGAGCATGAAGGGGTTGCGTCTCGTCGGCCAGAGCCTCCGGTGCGTGCAGATCTGCGCTTCCATGGTGGAGAGCATCACCTTGGTGAGCACCCCGTGTCTCGAGCGGCTTATCCTGTGGGAAGTCCGGGCATCTCCCAACCCAGCCAGTGGCTTGCGCACCAGGATCAAGATTGGCACCGCCCCAAAGCTGTGCGTATTGGGGTATCTGGACCCAACACAGCACCTGCTAGAGATTGGAGGCACCAGCATCATG CCTGGGATTGCACCAAGTGCAAGCACAATACTCACAAGTGTGAAGTGTCTGAGCTTGAAAGTGTgttttggagccaatgatgccATGAAGGTGCCTGCCTTCCTGAAATGCTTCCCCAATGTCGAGGCGCTGCATATTATG TCTGCAAAATGTGATGAACCCGCTGACAAGCTCAACCTCAAGTTCTGGCAAGAGGTTGGTCCCATCAGAAGTGTTGTGTTGCGCGTCAAGGTGATGACAATCTGTGAGTTTCGAGGGGGGCAACATGAGCTGGCCTTCCTCCAGTTCATCTACCAGAATGCGCGGGTGCTGAACTTTAGTGCAATCGTCTCAGCCAATGTAAGGGTCACTGGAATTTCAGCCAACCAGATATTTTCCATTGTTCAGAATATGGATAGTTCAAGATGGGCTCGTAACTTTAATCTGGCTATCTTGGGGAGCAAGGGTCCTGAAGGAGGTAGACCCTGGAAGTTTCAACGAGGAGCAAATTTTTCTAATGACGACCCTTTTGCTCCAGTTAAATCATGA